The DNA segment AGCCGCAACTACATAGATAAAGGCGACATATTTCTTGAACAGGGCGATTTCGTAAATGCCCGCAAAAACTTCACCAAGGCCACAAAATTGGACCTGACTTGTTTTCAAGCTCACAACAACCTCGGCGTAATCGCCATGAATCATTTCAACGACTACAAACTGGCCCTGACTCATTTTGAAAAAGCTGATGAGCTGAATGATATTCCGGCTGTTCAAATGAATATTCATAAGCTTAATGAAGCAATACTTAAGGAGCAAAATAATAATGATGACTAAAGAGCAGGACCATCTCGCACAGATCTTCTCCGAAGCACTTGATCGCGTTGATCCCTACAAAATCATTACCAACCGGTTAAACCTTTCAAATGAGATTCTGACGGTTGCCATGGATGAAGGGGATATCTCGGTCAACCTGAACGATTTTGAGCGCATTATTGTTATAGGTGCAGGTAAGGCCACAGCAAAAATGGCCCTTGCGATCGAAGAAATTTTAGGAGATCGCATTGAATCCGGCATTATTTCAGTTAAATACGGACACACCGAAAAACTCCAATATATCAAAACAATTGAAGCAGCACATCCTGTTCCTGATGAGAACGGAGTCAAAGCTGCTCACATGATCGAGACTCTGGCCTGCTCCGCAACAGATAAGACACTGGTCATAAACCTTATTTCGGGTGGAGGTTCAGCCCTGCTGACCAGCCCTATGAGCGCAGAAATAGACGGTGAAAAAATAGCCATTACTCTTGAAGACAAGCAGGCTGTGACCAAATCCCTGCTGGCCTGCGGCGCGGACATCAGCGAGATCAACTGTATCCGCAAACATCTTTCTAACCTTAAAGGCGGCCGCTTGCTGCGCTGTCTACGCCCCGCACGATCTCTGAATTTCATTCTTTCCGATGTCGTCGGCGACAATCTCGACACTATTGCCTCGGGTATGACCAGCTTTGACAACTCCACATATTGTGATGCCATATCTATTATTGATCATTATGAAATCAGAAATAAAATACCGCCCCACACACTCAAAGCTCTTGAACTGGGCAATCTTGGAAGACTTGTTGAGACTTTAAAAAAAGAAGAATTCAATAAGGTACAAGCCGATAACATCCTCATCGGAACCAACCGCATTGCTTTATTGGGAGCGCGGGATAAGGCCATAGAGCTAGGCTACAATGTCCAGATTCTAACCTCACGCCTCGAAGGTGAAGCCGCCAATGCTGCCGACATGTTCTGGGCTATTGCGCAAGATGAAAGACAATGGGAACTGCTTGAGAAAAAACCGGCCTGTATTATCGCAGGCGGCGAAACAGTTGTGACCATCAAAGGAAACGGCAAAGGCGGCAGAAATCAAGAAATGGCTCTGACGTTCCTAATGAGACTCGGGCAGGATAAACTTGAAGGAAAGGGTATACACTTCCTTGCGGCCTCAACCGACGGCAACGATGGACCGACCGATGCGGCTGGAGGATTTGCTGATGCTGCCGTTCTGGAAAAATCCCGTAAAATGGGACTTTCCATCGCCGACTATCTGAAAAACAACGACTCTTACCATTTCCTTGAAAAAGTAGGAGCGCTCCACAAAACTGGACCGACAAATACAAACGTCTGCGATGTGCAGGTGCTTATCGTTAAGTAGTTTTCTGAACGAATCAGCTAAAAAAAAGACCCCACTCCGATAAGTTTAATTTATCGAAGTGAGGTCTTTTATATTGGTTACTGTAATCAAAAAGTTACTGCTTAAGTCTCCAAACTCCATCATCACCACGGCAGGCTTTCGCCATAACCTTTTCCCCGCCATCTTCGGTGATGGTCACATCACGGCAGATTTTATCCTGATTAACGTAAGCAGGAGAAGGTTCTGCGGTATAAGATTTTCCGGTATCAGGATTCTTCCATGAAACAGTTTCACCGGATTTAGTGTTCTCTAAAGAATGAGTTACTTTTTCCTCGTCAGATTTATCCCATTCATTACCGACAATATAACCCATAAGAAGGCCGACACCTGCTCCGATAGCCGCTCCTGAAG comes from the Maridesulfovibrio ferrireducens genome and includes:
- a CDS encoding glycerate kinase type-2 family protein, producing MMTKEQDHLAQIFSEALDRVDPYKIITNRLNLSNEILTVAMDEGDISVNLNDFERIIVIGAGKATAKMALAIEEILGDRIESGIISVKYGHTEKLQYIKTIEAAHPVPDENGVKAAHMIETLACSATDKTLVINLISGGGSALLTSPMSAEIDGEKIAITLEDKQAVTKSLLACGADISEINCIRKHLSNLKGGRLLRCLRPARSLNFILSDVVGDNLDTIASGMTSFDNSTYCDAISIIDHYEIRNKIPPHTLKALELGNLGRLVETLKKEEFNKVQADNILIGTNRIALLGARDKAIELGYNVQILTSRLEGEAANAADMFWAIAQDERQWELLEKKPACIIAGGETVVTIKGNGKGGRNQEMALTFLMRLGQDKLEGKGIHFLAASTDGNDGPTDAAGGFADAAVLEKSRKMGLSIADYLKNNDSYHFLEKVGALHKTGPTNTNVCDVQVLIVK
- a CDS encoding glycine zipper domain-containing protein produces the protein MKKMIPLAIICLLLLGSGCANKAQSGAGIGALAGATIGALTFKNKASGAAIGAGVGLLMGYIVGNEWDKSDEEKVTHSLENTKSGETVSWKNPDTGKSYTAEPSPAYVNQDKICRDVTITEDGGEKVMAKACRGDDGVWRLKQ